A genome region from Hevea brasiliensis isolate MT/VB/25A 57/8 chromosome 9, ASM3005281v1, whole genome shotgun sequence includes the following:
- the LOC110664185 gene encoding uncharacterized protein LOC110664185 isoform X1 encodes MRQVCHRREGGGIIMEEETSIKKRGGFADDCDLVASMFSWSLEDICNENLFEVKVIPKLFESVDHYFRSYVCPLLEETRARLHSSIEIIYRAPTAEVLALTPCRHDETLLYDVEIDYWRNRYNDRGKEPYKTLPGDVVILADAKPEDVSDLQREGRTWTLALVTQIPEDPEDETEDPSRDPEDETDDAGTDPEDETEDASTSTTSFKIKPSKDIEINAEMQKSLVVIFLTNITTNRRIWNRLHKFRNLDVIKEVADSMVQENCSLCSMHSGGAWHESVVRNLSSTLNESQTKAILTCLRKIQCNHSCAVELIWGPPGTGKTKTVSMLLFTLLRMKRRILICAPTNVAIKEVASRVRKLVIESSEIGSGTDALFCSLSDILLFGNKDRLKVNSEIEDISLDYRVKRLRKCFAALTAKRSCFTSTIDFFEDCVCQYYNFLEKELIKEQERDQENENTEKNCSSEAVVCSGKHKSFLEFMREQFRFNILQLKRCAFTLCSHTPESYILKHDIQNMISLVGLLGSFETLLFRDDVISEELEKLFSRPELAGDSFEVFADISLLLFSQRSKCLSILKNLRTSLSGFDFKSSMSRRSMENFCFQNASLIFCTASSSYKLYSLKMEPMNLLVIDEAAQLKECESTIPLQLPGIRHAILIGDECQLPATVESNLSDEAGFGRSLFERLSSLGHPKHLLNMQYRMHPSISTFPNKNFYSNLIIDAPNVRSKSYEKHYLPGSMFGPYSFINVTGGREEVDDVGHSWRNMVEVAIVLKLVHCLYKEWSGSKQNINIGVISPYAAQVVAIQEKLGHKYKKVNGFSVKVQSIDGFQGGEEDVVIISTVRSNSDGFIGFMSNRQRINVSLTRARHCLWILGNERTLARSGSVWEELVSNAKQRQCFFNADENKELAKAILEVKKEFDQLDDLLNGNSPLFKCARWKVLFSENFRKSFSKLTSVRTKKFVLNLLLRLSSGWRPKKKNVDSVCEKSSQILKQFKVEGLYVLCSIDIVKEEVKYIQVLKVWDVLPLEDIPRFVKCLDGIFERQTDDFISRCNEKSLKGNLEAPKNWSTSFEIVRYKNLSNSESRSDSNFGASDATCYVENCKVSESLLLMKFYSLSSGIVKHLLSDHDGREIELPFEVTVEERDMIAFQRSMFILGRSGTGKTTVLTMKLFQKEQQSRMATEGIGEGIGNTSKDACCRNNVENDVKKVEDSVGEAKKIALRQLFVTVNPKLCYAIKHHISHLKSFASGGKYLVESSSVGIEDIDEIAQFEDAPYSFVDIPSSSYPLIISFYKFLMMLDGTIGNSYFERFPDVRQILHAEKRNLKSISIQTFITTREVNYDKFCSIYWPHFNTHITKMLDSSIAFTEIMSHIKCGLQSGEFSDGRLARKDYVTLSEVRLSTLSREKREMIYDIYEDYEKMKIAYGDFDMADFVIDLHLRLKNVKYEGDIMDFVYIDEVQDLTMRQIALFKYICRNVSEGFVFSGDTAQTIARGIDFRFEEIRNLFYNEFLLGSSSEGYDGRKEKGRISKIFHLSQNFRTHAGILKLAQSVIDLLYRFFPSFVDILSPETSLIFGEAPIWLEARNDENAIVNIFGKNGNGQTNFVGFGAEQVILVRDDSARKEVYNYVGKQALVLTIMECKGLEFQDVLLYNFFGSSPLKNKWRVIYEYMKEQNLLDESFPTFNPAKHIVLCSELKQLYVAITRTRQRLWICENIEELSKPMFDYWKNKDLVQVRKLDDSFALAMQVASSPEEWTSRGYKLLNEGNYEMATMCFERAGDIYGEKVAKAAGLKATADRVHRSNPEKASITRRQAAEIYESIGKAEHAAECFYMLREYKRAGQNYLQCGESARERAGECFCLAGCYKLAAEVYARGFHFSEFLSACTKGELFDMGLQYIQCWKQEATANKYRSREMDKTEKEFLENCAFHYHKLNDNRAMMRYVRAFNSMDAIRTFLNALGCFDELLSLEEEFGNFLEAAKIAKLKGELLVEADLFGKAGHFKQSAMLILWYVFANSLWSSGSKGWPLKQFPQKEELLENAKSFAKNESNQFFELVCLEAEILLHDQSNLFIMKQHLNSSQRHNSIKGEILSARKILDAHFHLNSSEYVWENDLVLDLASFLDEKLSKNEVSIETLIYSWSFWKDKIVNIFECLGCLETQDVSEYGSYGEFCLNYLGVQRHFNNLSPTFVLINSDADWVREVDYRYIKRNGKRNGKLISLDVHHFVSASQNYWSSELISVGMKVLTNLESLYEFSIKNSFSLFCQSRSLAYIFEISKFLLNSKFLVRCHSDNKELQKFVGMSTRHFFSYIYPLDWRESLKRNMVSFRRTETCSNLLREMIFENVHLKNNLSYGKLGRIALIILGSGKLYNGLHAKIMDGLKWNSSWNDLIEDLCRNAAMENLAGNNIGPGELSLKRMLHGALIDAYNANWEKEEDYISPVCFLYLVERQLILLSCSQGYFLATKSSFVEWLIYKDGNGSQTSRLGEQAPQYTKIMLKAMVEIVHQFLYDKKGTMEWIRKCRENVKDAYAVVVLRLVVIICLLYLNFGICGNTLHDLLGRNYITEQLPRDFYDALWKRRKRNSFSVDVNVLAEAFNKMGNSLVIVSLGKNYSKNICPDAIFVDMKANQRMEDRLRELFPRIDEAAQDHTVAVELDTSSSREGIDPPDTCDQRKGSQLPSSIISLTTDGNTSIKEKCKGRLPLIPGQLWELLETLKSRTHGADERSLVVNDSTVKVDIKKTIQILSTEIEGIFQKSPPEYENRSLFGEAAKCLMN; translated from the exons ATGAG ACAAGTGTGCCATAGGAGAGAGGGAGGAGGGATAATCATGGAAGAGGAGACTTCAATCAAAAAGAGAGGAGGATTTGCCGATGACTGTGACTTGGTTGCTTCCATGTTTTCTTGGTCTCTCGAGGACATTTGCAATGAAAATCTCTTCGAG GTGAAAGTGATTCCCAAATTGTTTGAATCGGTTGATCATTATTTTCGGTCATATGTATGTCCATTATTGGAAGAAACAAGAGCACGACTGCATTCAAGTATAGAAATTATTTACAGGGCACCAACTGCTGAAGTGCTTGCTCTAACTCCGTGTAGACATGATGAAACATTACtttatgatgttgaaattgattactGGAGAAACAGATACAATGATCGTGGCAAGGAGCCTTACAAAACATTGCCTGGAGATGTTGTTATTCTTGCAGATGCCAAACCTGAAGACGTCTCTGATTTGCAAAGGGAGGGAAGGACATGGACTTTAGCACTGGTCACCCAGATCCCAGAGGATCCAGAGGATGAGACTGAGGATCCTAGTAGAGATCCGGAGGATGAGACAGATGATGCTGGTACAGATCCAGAGGATGAGACAGAGGATGCTAGTACATCCACTACCTCTTTTAAAATCAAGCCATCAAAAGACATTGAAATTAATGCTGAAATGCAGAAATCACTTGTTGTGATTTTCTTGACAAATATAACTACTAACAGAAGAATCTGGAATAGATTGCACAAATTTCGAAATCTGGATGTCATCAAGGAAGTCGCCGATTCCATG GTTCAGGAAAATTGCAGCCTCTGTTCTATGCATAGCGGTGGAGCCTGGCATGAGAGTGTTGTTAGGAATTTATCATCTACATTGAATGAATCCCAAACTAAGGCCATTTTGACTTGTCTTCGTAAAATTCAGTGCAATCACAGTTGCGCAGTGGAACTTATTTGGGGTCCACCAGGGACAGGGAAAACTAAGACAGTTAGTATGCTGCTCTTTACCCTCTTAAGGATGAAGCGTAGGATCCTGATTTGCGCGCCAACCAATGTCGCCATAAAAGAAGTGGCTTCCAGAGTCCGGAAGCTAGTGATTGAATCTTCCGAAATAGGCTCAGGAACTGATGCTTTGTTTTGTTCTTTGAGTGATATTCTGTTATTTGGGAATAAGGACAGGCTCAAAGTTAACTCAGAGATTGAAGACATATCTTTGGATTATCGTGTTAAAAGGCTTAGAAAGTGCTTTGCAGCTTTGACTGCTAAAAGGTCGTGTTTCACTTCAACAATAGACTTTTTTGAAGATTGCGTTTGTCAGTATTATAATTTCTTGGAAAAAGAATTGATCAAAGAGCAGGAGCGTGATCAGGAAAATGAAAACACAGAGAAAAATTGCAGCAGTGAAGCTGTTGTTTGCAGTgggaagcataaatcatttcttGAATTTATGAGAGAGCAATTCCGCTTCAATATATTACAACTGAAAAGATGTGCCTTTACTTTATGCTCTCATACACCTGAAAGCTATATCCTGAAACATGATATTCAAAATATGATATCCCTTGTTGGGTTACTTGGTTCTTTTGAAACTTTGCTCTTCCGTGATGATGTAATCTCTGAAGAACTTGAGAAGCTTTTTTCACGTCCAGAGTTAGCTGGGGATTCTTTTGAAGTTTTTGCAGATATTTCGTTGCTATTATTCTCACAGAGAAGCAAGTGCCTTTCTATTTTAAAGAATCTCCGTACTTCTCTAAGTGGATTTGATTTTAAAAGTTCTATGAGCAGGCGTTCAATGGAAAATTTCTGTTTTCAAAATGCTTCCTTGATTTTCTGCACGGCATCTAGTTCATATAAGCTGTATTCATTGAAAATGGAACCAATGAATTTGTTGGTCATTGATGAAGCAGCCCAATTAAAAGAGTGTGAATCAACAATACCCTTACAGCTTCCTGGAATTAGGCATGCCATTCTTATTGGCGATGAATGCCAGTTACCAGCTACTGTGGAAAGCAAT CTTTCTGATGAAGCTGGCTTTGGAAGAAGTTTATTTGAAAGGTTGAGCTCGTTAGGTCATCCAAAACACCTTTTAAATATGCAGTACAGGATGCATCCATCGATCAGTACCTTCCCAAACAAAAACTTTTACTCTAATCTTATAATAGATGCGCCAAATGTTAGGAGTAAAAGTTATGAAAAGCATTATCTTCCAGGCTCAATGTTTGGCCCCTATTCATTCATAAATGTAACTGGTGGAAGAGAAGAGGTGGATGATGTTGGACATAGCTGGAGAAATATGGTGGAGGTAGCTATTGTGTTAAAATTAGTGCACTGTCTGTATAAAG AATGGAGTGGCTCAAAACAAAATATCAACATTGGTGTCATATCTCCATATGCTGCTCAAGTAGTTGCAATTCAAGAGAAACTTGGTCATAAATACAAAAAAGTTAATGGATTTTCAGTGAAAGTCCAATCAATAGATGGGTTCCAAGGTGGTGAGGAAGATGTTGTCATAATATCAACTGTGAGATCAAACAGTGATGGATTTATTGGATTTATGTCTAACCGACAGAGAATTAATGTTTCTCTTACCAGGGCTAG GCACTGCCTCTGGATTTTAGGGAATGAAAGAACTCTAGCTAGAAGTGGATCTGTTTGGGAGGAGCTAGTTTCTAATGCAAAACAGCGTCAATGTTTCTTTAATGCTGATGAAAACAAGGAATTGGCCAAAGCCATTTTAGAAGTCAAGAAAGAGTTTGATCAACTTGATGATTTGCTTAATGGAAATAGCCCACTTTTCAAGTGTGCTAGGTGGAAG GTTCTTTTTAGTGAAAATTTTAGAAAATCATTTTCAAAGCTGACATCAGTCCGGACAAAGAAATTTGTTTTGAACCTTCTGCTAAGACTTTCTAGTGGTTGGCGTCCTAAGAAAAAAAATGTGGATTCAGTTTGTGAAAAAAGTTCTCAAATCTTGAAGCAGTTCAAGGTTGAAGGACTCTATGTACTCTGTTCAATTGATATAGTGAAAGAAGAAGTAAAGTACATTCAAGTCTTGAAGGTTTGGGATGTTTTACCACTGGAAGATATTCCAAGATTTGTTAAATGTCTCGATGGAATCTTTGAAAGGCAGACTGATGACTTTATTAGTCGATGCAATGAGAAAAGTCTAAAGGG GAATTTGGAAGCTCCCAAAAATTGGTCAACCTCTTTTGAGATTGTCCGTTATAAGAATCTTAGCAACAGTGAATCCAGGAGCGATTCAAATTTTGGTGCTTCTGATGCTACATGCTATGTGGAGAACTGCAAAGTGAGTGAGAGTCTGCTACTAATGAAATTCTACTCCTTGTCATCTGGCATTGTGAAGCACTTACTTTCTGACCATGATGGTAGAGAAATAGAACTCCCTTTTGAAGTAACAGTTGAAGAGCGAGATATGATTGCATTCCAAAGAAGTATGTTTATTCTAGGACGGTCTGGCACTGGGAAAACAACTGTCCTAACTATGAAGTTGTTTCAGAAAGAGCAACAATCCCGTATGGCAACTGAAGGAATTGGTGAAGGCATTGGCAATACCTCAAAGGATGCCTGTTGTAGAAACAATGTGGAAAATGATGTAAAAAAAGTGGAGGACAGTGTTGGAGAGGCTAAGAAGATTGCCTTGCGCCAGCTTTTTGTGACTGTCAATCCTAAACTTTGTTATGCTATAAAACATCATATTTCTCATTTAAAAAG CTTTGCATCTGGGGGAAAATATTTGGTAGAAAGCAGTTCAGTCGGTATTGAAGATATTGATGAGATAGCACAGTTCGAGGATGCCCCATATTCTTTTGTTGACATTCCTTCCAGCTCATACCCTCTTATTATATCTTTCTATAAGTTTTTGATGATGCTTGATGGGACAATAGGCAATTCATATTTTGAAAGATTCCCTGATGTGAGGCAGATTTTGCATGCAGAAAAGAGAAATTTGAAATCCATTTCCATTCAAACTTTTATAACTACAAGGGAGGTTAACTATGATAAGTTTTGTTCAATTTATTGGCCACATTTCAATACACACATAACAAAAATGCTTGACTCTTCTATAGCCTTTACTGAGATTATGTCACATATAAAATGTGGCTTGCAATCAGGGGAATTTAGTGATGGTAGACTTGCACGAAAGGATTATGTTACTCTCTCCGAGGTTCGGTTATCAACTTTAAgtagggagaagagagagatgaTATACGACATCTATGAAGATTATGAAAAGATGAAGATAGCCTATGGTGATTTTGATATGGCAGATTTTGTTATTGATCTTCATCTTAGGCTTAAAAATGTTAAATATGAAGGTGACATTATGGATTTTGTCTATATTGATGAAGTCCAAGATCTTACAATGAGGCAGATTGCTCTTTTCAAGTACATTTGTAGGAATGTGAGTGAGGGCTTTGTTTTTTCGGGTGACACAGCACAAACCATAGCTAGGGGCATtgattttaggtttgaagaaataAGAAATCTATTCTACAATGAGTTTCTTCTAGGATCAAGTAGTGAAGGATATGATGGAAGAAAGGAGAAAGGTCGGATTTCTAAAATATTTCATTTGAGCCAAAACTTTCGTACCCATGCTGGTATTCTCAAGTTAGCTCAGAGCGTTATTGACCTCCTTTACCGCTTTTTCCCTTCGTTTGTTGATATTTTAAGCCCTGAAACTAGTCTTATATTTGGGGAAGCCCCAATTTGGCTTGAGGCAAGAAATGATGAAAATGCAATTGTTAATATATTTGGGAAGAATGGGAATGGAcaaaccaattttgttggttttggggcAGAGCAGGTCATATTAGTTCGTGATGATTCAGCTAGGAAAGAAGTTTATAACTACGTTGGGAAACAAGCCCTCGTGTTGACTATAATGGAGTGCAAAGGCCTGGAGTTTCAG GATGTACTATTGTACAACTTTTTTGGCTCATCGCCTCTGAAAAATAAATGGAGAGTCATCTATGAATACATGAAAGAACAAAACTTACTTGATGAGTCCTTTCCTACTTTCAATCCAGCAAAACACATTGTTTTATGCTCTGAGTTAAAGCAGTTATATGTCGCTATCACACGTACGAGACAAAGATTGTGGATTTGCGAGAACATAGAGGAGTTATCCAAACCAATGTTTGATTACTGGAAGAATAAGGACCTTGTTCAAGTAAGAAAACTAGATGACTCTTTTGCACTAGCAATGCAAGTTGCTAGCAGTCCAGAAGAGTGGACGTCAAGGGGTTACAAG CTTCTAAATGAGGGTAATTATGAGATGGCAACAATGTGTTTCGAAAGAGCAGGAGATATATATGGTGAAAAAGTGGCCAAGGCTGCTGGGCTTAAGGCAACTGCCGACAGAGTGCATCGCTCAAATCCTGAAAAGGCTTCTATCACCCGTAGgcaggctgctgaaatttatgaATCAATTGGCAAAGCTGAGCATGCTGCAGAATGCTTTTATATGTTAAGAGAGTATAAACGAGCAG GTCAAAACTATTTGCAATGTGGGGAATCTGCTAGAGAAAGAGCTGGAGAATGTTTCTGTCTTGCTGGATGTTATAAGCTTGCAGCAGAAGTATATGCTAGGGGCTTCCATTTCTCAGAGTTCTTGTCTGCATGTACCAAGGGAGAACTCTTTGACATGGGCTTGCAATATATTCAGTGCTGGAAACAGGAAGCGACTGCAAATAAATATAGGAGCAGAGAAATGGACAAAACCGAGAAAGAGTTTCTGGAGAACTGTGCTTTTCATTATCACAAGCTAAATGATAATAGAGCCATGATGAGATATGTTAGAGCGTTTAATTCCATGGATGCAATTCGAACTTTCTTGAATGCTTTAGGATGCTTTGATGAGCTTTTGTCACTGGAAGAAGAGTTTGGTAACTTCCTGGAGGCAGCAAAGATTGCAAAGCTGAAAGGTGAACTTCTAGTTGAGGCTGATCTATTTGGAAAGGCTGGACACTTTAAGCAGTCGGCAATGCTTATTCTATGGTATGTGTTTGCTAACTCTCTGTGGTCATCTGGGAGCAAAGGCTGGCCTTTAAAGCAGTTTCCACAGAAGGAGGAGCTTTTGGAAAATGCAAAGTCATTTGCAAAGAATGAATCGAACCAATTTTTCGAGCTTGTGTGTTTGGAGGCTGAAATTTTGTTGCATGACCAAAGTAACTTGTTCATTATGAAACAGCATCTAAATTCTTCTCAGAGACATAACAGTATAAAAGGTGAGATCTTATCAGCTCGAAAGATTCTTGATGCCCATTTTCATCTAAATAGCTCAGAGTATGTGTGGGAAAATGATTTGGTTCTTGATCTGGCAAGCTTTTTGGATGAGAAGCTATCAAAAAATGAGGTTTCAATTGAAACTCTGATTTACTCTTGGTCATTTTGGAAGGATAAGATTGTTAACATATTTGAGTGTCTTGGATGTCTTGAAACTCAAGATGTTAGTGAATATGGAAGTTATGGAGAATTCTGCTTGAACTACTTGGGAGTGCAAAGGCACTTTAATAATCTAAGTCCCACTTTTGTTCTTATAAACTCTGATGCTGATTGGGTGAGAGAAGTAGACTATAGATATATAAAAAGGAATGGGAAGAGGAATGGGAAGCTCATTTCTTTAGATGTTCACCATTTTGTCTCTGCTTCTCAGAATTATTGGTCTTCTGAGTTAATATCTGTTGGCATGAAGGTTTTGACCAATCTTGAATCTCTTTATGAATTCTCAATTAAgaattcattttctctcttctgccAAAGCAGGTCCCTTGCTTATATCTTTGAGATTTCCAAATTTCTTTTGAATTCCAAGTTTCTGGTCAGATGTCACAGTGATAACAAGGAGTTGCAGAAATTTGTAGGAATGTCGACTAGACATTTCTTTAGCTACATATATCCTCTGGACTGGAGAGAATCACTGAAACGGAATATGGTTTCTTTCAGGAGAACTGAGACTTGTAGTAATCTCTTAAGAGAAATGATTTTCGAAAATGTCCACTTGAAGAATAACTTGTCTTATGGGAAACTGGGAAGAATAGCATTAATAATTCTTGGGTCTGGTAAGCTCTATAATGGACTACATGCGAAAATCATGGATGGTTTAAAATGGAATTCATCTTGGAATGATTTGATTGAGGACCTTTGTAGGAATGCAGCAATGGAAAATTTAGCCGGCAATAACATAGGACCAGGAGAGCTATCTCTCAAGAGGATGCTGCATGGAGCTTTGATAGATGCTTATAATGCCAactgggaaaaagaagaagactaCATCTCACCTGTTTGTTTCTTATACCTTGTTGAGCGCCAACTGATTCTGTTATCTTGCTCCCAGGGGTACTTTCTTGCCACTAAATCTTCTTTTGTTGAATGGCTTATCTACAAGGATGGAAATGGCAGCCAAACTTCTAGATTAGGGGAACAAGCACCACAGTATACAAAAATCATGCTAAAAGCGATGGTTGAAATTGTTCATCAGTTTCTTTATGACAAGAAAGGTACCATGGAATGGATCAGAAAATGTCGTGAAAATGTGAAGGATGCATATGCGGTTGTGGTGTTGAGGTTGGTTGTTATAATATGTTTGCTTTATTTGAACTTTGGAATTTGCGGAAACACACTTCATGACTTGCTGGGAAGGAACTACATCACCGAACAACTGCCAAGGGATTTTTATGATGCCCTTTGGAAAAGAAGGAAGCGTAATTCTTTCTCTGTGGATGTAAATGTGTTAGCTGAAGCATTTAACAAGATGGGCAATTCTCTAGTGATTGTAAGTTTGGGTAAAAATTATTCAAAAAATATTTGTCCAGATGCCATTTTTGTGGACATGAAGGCCAATCAAAGAATGGAGGATAGATTAAGAGAACTATTTCCAAGGATTGATGAAGCTGCTCAAGATCACACAGTAGCAGTTGAACTGGACACTAGCAGTTCACGTGAAGGAATAGATCCTCCAGACACTTGTGATCAAAGGAAAGGATCCCAACTCCCATCTTCAATCATCAGTCTTACCACAGATGGGAACACAAGCATTAAAGAAAAATGTAAGGGTAGACTTCCTTTGATCCCTGGCCAGCTTTGGGAACTACTTGAAACTTTAAAATCAAGGACTCATGGAGCAGATGAAAGGAGCCTCGTTGTAAATGATTCAACAGTGAAG